From one Rhopalosiphum padi isolate XX-2018 chromosome 2, ASM2088224v1, whole genome shotgun sequence genomic stretch:
- the LOC132921351 gene encoding organic cation transporter protein-like isoform X3, which produces MSNVGVFKDDKRTEKTHEDPVSMAIGEFGRWQAMLTLILSLLNLPCTWHIFVLTFQGADTDFWCTPPPGVLNRISVDEWKILSGVISESPTTNVSVYDPCHYRDINYDSLLRNYTYGELLQRKTEQYELKTCSSWQFNTTEFGDTITSEWNLVCDRKELKNFAEMMFLMGVAFGGFFSGLVSDRFGRKKTLMASLIMQLALGILVAICPWFEFYLVLRFILGFVCVSIVFSGFVLCMELVGGKWLTIAGVLYLLPVPMSYIIISGIAYICRGWRLLQWCVTLPAVFFLVLHWFVPESPRWLLAMGRVEETMEVLQKASKINKHSLPVNMDKILKQSINKFEINGKPKVRVSDLFRTKNIRKISLVLYILWFSLYLVYYGLVLNLSNIGGNIYINTIISGLVEIPSILISVVILLKMGRRIPLCLTMVAGGIACLLTTILPPDTDEWISLSLVMAGKFSVSSSNVIMPLYTAELFPTVIRNLGVGTSNIPAGIALIMVPYLWNLSPYSKVLPLLVLGTVSVIGGLSVLMLPETGSYLSDTLEEVEDCISTSNNSQKKYIDTISSNVQNSPSEKE; this is translated from the exons ATGA GTAATGTCGGAGTTTTCAAAGATGACAAACGAACGGAGAAGACACATGAAGATCCAGTTTCTATGGCCATCGGCGAATTCGGCCGATGGCAAGCTATGCTTACATTAATTTTGTCCTTGTTAAATTTGCCTTGTACATGGCACATATTCGTATTAACGTTCCAGGGGGCAGATACGGACTTCTGGTGTACACCGCCGCCGGGTGTACTGAACCGGATATCCGTGGATGAATGGAAAATTCTAAGTGGTGTAATCTCAGAATCACCAACAACCAAT GTATCAGTATACGATCCTTGTCATTATCGTGACATAAACTATGACAGTTTACTTCGTAACTATACTTACGGAGAATTACTTCAAAGAAAAACAGAACAATATGAGCTGAAAACTTGTTCTTCATGGCAATTCAATACTACTGAATTCGGCGATACAATCACTTCtgaa TGGAACCTAGTTTGTGACcgaaaagaattaaaaaactttGCTGAGATGATGTTCTTGATGGGTGTTGCTTTTGGAGGTTTCTTTTCCGGACTCGTGTCTGACAG ATTTGGTAGAAAGAAGACATTGATGGCTTCTTTAATTATGCAGTTGGCTCTTGGTATTTTAGTAGCTATTTGTCCTtggtttgaattttatttggtATTGAGATTTATTTTGGGATTTGTTTGTGTGAGCATCGTCTTCAGTGGTTTTGTCTTGT gTATGGAACTGGTTGGTGGTAAATGGTTGACAATTGCTGGAGTTCTTTATTTGCTCCCAGTTCCGAtgagctatattataatttccggAATTGCATATATATGTAGAGGGTGGAGGTTACTGCAGTGGTGTGTTACGTTGCCCGCTGTATTTTTCTTGGTTTTGCATTG GTTTGTTCCCGAATCACCGAGATGGTTATTAGCTATGGGGAGAGTGGAAGAGACAATGGAAGTTTTGCAAAAGGCCTCTAAAATCAATAAGCATTCTTTACCAGTGAACATGGACAAAATTCTTAAACaa AgtataaacaaatttgaaattaatggcAAACCCAAAGTACGAGTTTCAGATTTATTTCgtactaaaaatattagaaaaatttcACTTGTTTTATACATACTTTGGTTCAGTCTTTACTTAGTATACTACGGTCTTGTACTTAATTTGTCCAACATTGGaggaaatatatacataaatactataatctcag GTTTGGTCGAAATTCCATCAATATTGATTAGTGTGGTAATATTGCTCAAAATGGGTCGAAGAATTCCACTGTGCCTCACCATGGTAGCTGGAGGAATTGCGTGTTTGCTAACTACAATTCTACCAccag atacggATGAGTGGATATCACTATCATTGGTGATGGCTGGCAAATTTTCCGTTTCATCGTCAAACGTTATTATGCCTCTCTACACAGCTGAATTGTTTCCAACTGTTATAAGAAATTTAGGCGTGGGAACTTCAAATATACCAGCAGGAATTGCTCTTATTATGGTGCCATATCTTTGGAATTTA TCTCCATATAGCAAAGTGTTACCATTATTGGTATTGGGAACAGTCAGCGTTATTGGTGGATTGTCTGTACTTATGTTACCAGAAACAGGCAGTTATCTTTCTGATACATTAGAAGAAGTAGAGGATTGTATtag cACATCAAATAATTCAcagaaaaaatatatcgataCAATAAGTAGTAATGTACAAAATTCACCATCCGagaaagaataa
- the LOC132921351 gene encoding organic cation transporter protein-like isoform X2: MTVIPTFVIDKIFSKIFRRQSKNYTVERNVGVFKDDKRTEKTHEDPVSMAIGEFGRWQAMLTLILSLLNLPCTWHIFVLTFQGADTDFWCTPPPGVLNRISVDEWKILSGVISESPTTNVSVYDPCHYRDINYDSLLRNYTYGELLQRKTEQYELKTCSSWQFNTTEFGDTITSEWNLVCDRKELKNFAEMMFLMGVAFGGFFSGLVSDRFGRKKTLMASLIMQLALGILVAICPWFEFYLVLRFILGFVCVSIVFSGFVLCMELVGGKWLTIAGVLYLLPVPMSYIIISGIAYICRGWRLLQWCVTLPAVFFLVLHWFVPESPRWLLAMGRVEETMEVLQKASKINKHSLPVNMDKILKQSINKFEINGKPKVRVSDLFRTKNIRKISLVLYILWFSLYLVYYGLVLNLSNIGGNIYINTIISGLVEIPSILISVVILLKMGRRIPLCLTMVAGGIACLLTTILPPDTDEWISLSLVMAGKFSVSSSNVIMPLYTAELFPTVIRNLGVGTSNIPAGIALIMVPYLWNLSPYSKVLPLLVLGTVSVIGGLSVLMLPETGSYLSDTLEEVEDCISTSNNSQKKYIDTISSNVQNSPSEKE, translated from the exons ATGACGGTAATACCCACGTTTgttatcgataaaatattttcgaaaatattcaGACGACAGTCGAAGAATTATACTGTGGAac GTAATGTCGGAGTTTTCAAAGATGACAAACGAACGGAGAAGACACATGAAGATCCAGTTTCTATGGCCATCGGCGAATTCGGCCGATGGCAAGCTATGCTTACATTAATTTTGTCCTTGTTAAATTTGCCTTGTACATGGCACATATTCGTATTAACGTTCCAGGGGGCAGATACGGACTTCTGGTGTACACCGCCGCCGGGTGTACTGAACCGGATATCCGTGGATGAATGGAAAATTCTAAGTGGTGTAATCTCAGAATCACCAACAACCAAT GTATCAGTATACGATCCTTGTCATTATCGTGACATAAACTATGACAGTTTACTTCGTAACTATACTTACGGAGAATTACTTCAAAGAAAAACAGAACAATATGAGCTGAAAACTTGTTCTTCATGGCAATTCAATACTACTGAATTCGGCGATACAATCACTTCtgaa TGGAACCTAGTTTGTGACcgaaaagaattaaaaaactttGCTGAGATGATGTTCTTGATGGGTGTTGCTTTTGGAGGTTTCTTTTCCGGACTCGTGTCTGACAG ATTTGGTAGAAAGAAGACATTGATGGCTTCTTTAATTATGCAGTTGGCTCTTGGTATTTTAGTAGCTATTTGTCCTtggtttgaattttatttggtATTGAGATTTATTTTGGGATTTGTTTGTGTGAGCATCGTCTTCAGTGGTTTTGTCTTGT gTATGGAACTGGTTGGTGGTAAATGGTTGACAATTGCTGGAGTTCTTTATTTGCTCCCAGTTCCGAtgagctatattataatttccggAATTGCATATATATGTAGAGGGTGGAGGTTACTGCAGTGGTGTGTTACGTTGCCCGCTGTATTTTTCTTGGTTTTGCATTG GTTTGTTCCCGAATCACCGAGATGGTTATTAGCTATGGGGAGAGTGGAAGAGACAATGGAAGTTTTGCAAAAGGCCTCTAAAATCAATAAGCATTCTTTACCAGTGAACATGGACAAAATTCTTAAACaa AgtataaacaaatttgaaattaatggcAAACCCAAAGTACGAGTTTCAGATTTATTTCgtactaaaaatattagaaaaatttcACTTGTTTTATACATACTTTGGTTCAGTCTTTACTTAGTATACTACGGTCTTGTACTTAATTTGTCCAACATTGGaggaaatatatacataaatactataatctcag GTTTGGTCGAAATTCCATCAATATTGATTAGTGTGGTAATATTGCTCAAAATGGGTCGAAGAATTCCACTGTGCCTCACCATGGTAGCTGGAGGAATTGCGTGTTTGCTAACTACAATTCTACCAccag atacggATGAGTGGATATCACTATCATTGGTGATGGCTGGCAAATTTTCCGTTTCATCGTCAAACGTTATTATGCCTCTCTACACAGCTGAATTGTTTCCAACTGTTATAAGAAATTTAGGCGTGGGAACTTCAAATATACCAGCAGGAATTGCTCTTATTATGGTGCCATATCTTTGGAATTTA TCTCCATATAGCAAAGTGTTACCATTATTGGTATTGGGAACAGTCAGCGTTATTGGTGGATTGTCTGTACTTATGTTACCAGAAACAGGCAGTTATCTTTCTGATACATTAGAAGAAGTAGAGGATTGTATtag cACATCAAATAATTCAcagaaaaaatatatcgataCAATAAGTAGTAATGTACAAAATTCACCATCCGagaaagaataa
- the LOC132921351 gene encoding organic cation transporter protein-like isoform X1, producing the protein MANNTDKWAEEQEPNSFLLGEDRSVQPGFVRQNRRQSGNVGVFKDDKRTEKTHEDPVSMAIGEFGRWQAMLTLILSLLNLPCTWHIFVLTFQGADTDFWCTPPPGVLNRISVDEWKILSGVISESPTTNVSVYDPCHYRDINYDSLLRNYTYGELLQRKTEQYELKTCSSWQFNTTEFGDTITSEWNLVCDRKELKNFAEMMFLMGVAFGGFFSGLVSDRFGRKKTLMASLIMQLALGILVAICPWFEFYLVLRFILGFVCVSIVFSGFVLCMELVGGKWLTIAGVLYLLPVPMSYIIISGIAYICRGWRLLQWCVTLPAVFFLVLHWFVPESPRWLLAMGRVEETMEVLQKASKINKHSLPVNMDKILKQSINKFEINGKPKVRVSDLFRTKNIRKISLVLYILWFSLYLVYYGLVLNLSNIGGNIYINTIISGLVEIPSILISVVILLKMGRRIPLCLTMVAGGIACLLTTILPPDTDEWISLSLVMAGKFSVSSSNVIMPLYTAELFPTVIRNLGVGTSNIPAGIALIMVPYLWNLSPYSKVLPLLVLGTVSVIGGLSVLMLPETGSYLSDTLEEVEDCISTSNNSQKKYIDTISSNVQNSPSEKE; encoded by the exons GTAATGTCGGAGTTTTCAAAGATGACAAACGAACGGAGAAGACACATGAAGATCCAGTTTCTATGGCCATCGGCGAATTCGGCCGATGGCAAGCTATGCTTACATTAATTTTGTCCTTGTTAAATTTGCCTTGTACATGGCACATATTCGTATTAACGTTCCAGGGGGCAGATACGGACTTCTGGTGTACACCGCCGCCGGGTGTACTGAACCGGATATCCGTGGATGAATGGAAAATTCTAAGTGGTGTAATCTCAGAATCACCAACAACCAAT GTATCAGTATACGATCCTTGTCATTATCGTGACATAAACTATGACAGTTTACTTCGTAACTATACTTACGGAGAATTACTTCAAAGAAAAACAGAACAATATGAGCTGAAAACTTGTTCTTCATGGCAATTCAATACTACTGAATTCGGCGATACAATCACTTCtgaa TGGAACCTAGTTTGTGACcgaaaagaattaaaaaactttGCTGAGATGATGTTCTTGATGGGTGTTGCTTTTGGAGGTTTCTTTTCCGGACTCGTGTCTGACAG ATTTGGTAGAAAGAAGACATTGATGGCTTCTTTAATTATGCAGTTGGCTCTTGGTATTTTAGTAGCTATTTGTCCTtggtttgaattttatttggtATTGAGATTTATTTTGGGATTTGTTTGTGTGAGCATCGTCTTCAGTGGTTTTGTCTTGT gTATGGAACTGGTTGGTGGTAAATGGTTGACAATTGCTGGAGTTCTTTATTTGCTCCCAGTTCCGAtgagctatattataatttccggAATTGCATATATATGTAGAGGGTGGAGGTTACTGCAGTGGTGTGTTACGTTGCCCGCTGTATTTTTCTTGGTTTTGCATTG GTTTGTTCCCGAATCACCGAGATGGTTATTAGCTATGGGGAGAGTGGAAGAGACAATGGAAGTTTTGCAAAAGGCCTCTAAAATCAATAAGCATTCTTTACCAGTGAACATGGACAAAATTCTTAAACaa AgtataaacaaatttgaaattaatggcAAACCCAAAGTACGAGTTTCAGATTTATTTCgtactaaaaatattagaaaaatttcACTTGTTTTATACATACTTTGGTTCAGTCTTTACTTAGTATACTACGGTCTTGTACTTAATTTGTCCAACATTGGaggaaatatatacataaatactataatctcag GTTTGGTCGAAATTCCATCAATATTGATTAGTGTGGTAATATTGCTCAAAATGGGTCGAAGAATTCCACTGTGCCTCACCATGGTAGCTGGAGGAATTGCGTGTTTGCTAACTACAATTCTACCAccag atacggATGAGTGGATATCACTATCATTGGTGATGGCTGGCAAATTTTCCGTTTCATCGTCAAACGTTATTATGCCTCTCTACACAGCTGAATTGTTTCCAACTGTTATAAGAAATTTAGGCGTGGGAACTTCAAATATACCAGCAGGAATTGCTCTTATTATGGTGCCATATCTTTGGAATTTA TCTCCATATAGCAAAGTGTTACCATTATTGGTATTGGGAACAGTCAGCGTTATTGGTGGATTGTCTGTACTTATGTTACCAGAAACAGGCAGTTATCTTTCTGATACATTAGAAGAAGTAGAGGATTGTATtag cACATCAAATAATTCAcagaaaaaatatatcgataCAATAAGTAGTAATGTACAAAATTCACCATCCGagaaagaataa